The nucleotide sequence gacaataaattttgttttgctcCAGTCTagctattttttatattatttagatatcatattttatttaaatttcagaaATATCGGTGAAAACTCTCATATGAAGAATATTTTTACTGTATTTCGTTTTTCTTACCTGACTAGAGTAGGAAATTATgcttaatttatttcaattctacATATCAATATTCGGTTCCCAAGTGCCAGATAGTTACCCCGACCTCGGTTTGGTTTGTACAAATAGTATAGATATATGGTTCTGCCTCGTTTCGGTTCTCGAATCTAGTTCTTTAATAATCGTGAAATATCCCAATTTTATGAGAATTCACTTTTAAGTAAGATTTAGGGTCTGAGCATATGGATATTGCAGAACAACTAATCCTATTCAATCAGTTGCGATAAAATTCAGGTAAACCTATatttttcttgttaaatttcagataaatattaaaaaaatatttaggatGGGTGTTGATTACTATTCTGTGTTGGGTGTCACTCGTAATGCTACAGATAGTGACATCAAAAAAGCTTATCGCAAACTAGCTTTGAAATTTCACCCAGATAAAAACAAAGAGCCAGGTGCATCAGAAAAATTCAAGCAAATAGCAGAAGCGTATGATGTTCTGGCTGATAATAAGAAGAGAGCTACCTATGATCAGTTTGGTGAAGAAGGCTTGAAAGGTGGAATTCCATCGGATAGAGGGGGATTTACCAATGGGTATACTTTTCATGGCAATGCGGAAAAAGTTTTCAGAGACTTTTTTGGAGGTTCAAATCCATTCGCTGATTTGCTAGGAGAACCTGATATAATGAATGCATTTGGAGGAATTCATGGGAGAGGGAGAAAGAAGCAAGATTCACCTATTGAAAGAGAACTTCATTTGACATTAGAGGAAATCTATCATGGATgtacgaaaaaaatgaaaatc is from Styela clava chromosome 9, kaStyClav1.hap1.2, whole genome shotgun sequence and encodes:
- the LOC120339063 gene encoding dnaJ homolog subfamily B member 13-like, which gives rise to MGVDYYSVLGVTRNATDSDIKKAYRKLALKFHPDKNKEPGASEKFKQIAEAYDVLADNKKRATYDQFGEEGLKGGIPSDRGGFTNGYTFHGNAEKVFRDFFGGSNPFADLLGEPDIMNAFGGIHGRGRKKQDSPIERELHLTLEEIYHGCTKKMKISRRVMNEDGHTSSIRDKILTINVRPGWKAGTKITFPQEGDQGPNNIPADIVFVVQDRPHTLFKRRGNDLVYVAKIPLGKALIGCSIEVPTLDGRFLNIPINDIVHPKYEKVVPKEGMPFSKRPSERGNMVIEFDIQFPEKLTPEKKQLIRQALLV